Proteins encoded within one genomic window of Mesorhizobium sp. AR10:
- a CDS encoding caspase family protein, which yields MKAFVVLVSGFILFVLAALGAQAATTDAKRVALVIGNSKYVHAVALPNPANDAHLLASTLRNAGFEVIEGVDQDNAGMHSLISRFTEQSYDADLAVIYYAGHGMQVDGKNFLIPVDAELTSPAYLKTRTIQIDDFMAALPPDPAVGVIILDACRDNPLARTLAAAMPKSRSTSLGSGLAPVEAKSDGVGTGGILIAYATDPGAIAFDGNGVNSPYSTALARHLTEPGVEIQSALTRVRGEVTETTQGRQRPWHNASLGREVFLGEPAAKPAPAEKPVADASKDTAPALVVGEAPSWEVEQRLWDEASKRNSVPFYEAYLEQFPSGRFATVARLNIDQLKDPKAENRQVAALDEDEANANSGSAVRTSVGVSDEVKQTPGTELTESAIGLDREGRIDLQLRVEALGNELGRIDGNIGPKTRQAIGIWQEKNGLPQTTYLTREQLAFLVIQTDPMMENVRAKHAADQVRAAQPKKPVVQKARTQKPVAQKPRKKQQQVVQKKRTNRDTLVGREDSPPPENNNNDFLTKALIFGTGVAVGGVLKN from the coding sequence ATGAAAGCGTTCGTCGTCCTTGTGAGCGGATTTATCCTGTTCGTCCTGGCCGCGCTTGGCGCCCAGGCTGCCACGACCGACGCCAAACGCGTCGCGCTGGTCATTGGCAACAGCAAATACGTCCATGCCGTTGCCTTGCCCAATCCCGCCAACGATGCGCATCTCCTCGCATCCACGCTGCGCAATGCCGGCTTCGAGGTGATCGAGGGCGTGGATCAAGACAATGCAGGCATGCATAGTCTCATCAGCCGGTTTACCGAGCAATCCTACGACGCCGACCTCGCCGTCATCTACTATGCCGGCCACGGCATGCAGGTCGATGGCAAGAATTTCCTGATCCCGGTCGATGCCGAGTTGACATCGCCCGCCTATCTCAAGACCCGCACCATTCAGATCGACGACTTCATGGCTGCGTTGCCGCCCGACCCTGCGGTTGGCGTGATCATCCTCGATGCCTGCCGCGACAATCCGCTGGCAAGGACGCTGGCCGCTGCGATGCCGAAGAGCCGCTCGACCTCGTTGGGCTCCGGCCTGGCGCCAGTCGAGGCAAAATCGGACGGCGTTGGAACCGGCGGCATCCTCATTGCCTATGCGACGGATCCTGGCGCCATCGCTTTCGACGGCAATGGTGTCAACAGTCCCTACTCCACGGCGCTGGCCAGGCACCTGACTGAACCCGGTGTTGAAATCCAGAGCGCGCTGACGCGTGTGCGCGGCGAAGTGACCGAAACCACGCAAGGCCGCCAGAGGCCTTGGCACAACGCCTCGCTGGGGCGCGAGGTCTTCCTCGGAGAACCCGCCGCCAAACCGGCGCCTGCGGAAAAGCCTGTCGCCGACGCTTCGAAAGATACCGCTCCCGCCCTGGTGGTTGGTGAAGCGCCTTCCTGGGAAGTCGAACAGCGCCTTTGGGACGAAGCTTCGAAGCGCAATTCCGTTCCGTTCTACGAAGCCTATCTCGAGCAGTTCCCGAGCGGCCGCTTCGCCACGGTGGCGCGGCTGAACATCGACCAGTTAAAGGATCCGAAAGCCGAAAACCGGCAGGTCGCAGCACTCGATGAGGATGAAGCGAACGCCAATTCCGGCTCTGCCGTGCGCACTTCGGTCGGCGTTTCGGACGAGGTTAAGCAAACGCCCGGCACCGAGTTGACGGAAAGTGCGATCGGTCTCGATCGCGAGGGCCGCATCGATCTGCAGTTGCGCGTCGAAGCGTTGGGCAACGAACTTGGTCGCATTGACGGAAACATAGGTCCGAAGACCCGCCAGGCGATCGGCATCTGGCAAGAGAAGAACGGTCTGCCGCAGACCACCTATCTGACGCGCGAGCAACTGGCGTTCCTTGTGATCCAGACAGATCCGATGATGGAAAACGTGCGCGCCAAACACGCCGCCGATCAGGTCCGTGCGGCGCAGCCGAAAAAGCCGGTTGTGCAGAAGGCCCGCACACAAAAACCGGTGGCGCAGAAGCCGCGCAAGAAACAACAGCAGGTCGTTCAGAAGAAGCGCACCAACCGCGATACCTTGGTCGGGCGGGAAGACTCACCGCCGCCTGAGAACAACAACAACGACTTCCTGACCAAGGCGCTGATCTTCGGGACCGGTGTGGCGGTGGGCGGCGTGCTCAAGAACTGA
- a CDS encoding OmpA family protein encodes MQWDSSVFVVAAVLLSTHASADPLQKSEDIVKFFAGETDHGPPRGICVGTEDECKSKADSAPPEKSGLDMLINFGLDSAELDTTARAELGEFAKALKDDRLSTLEFVVEGYTDASGSANYNAGLSERRAQSVTAFLTSNGVEPARIKAIGMGETHPRNPDPYDPTNRRVEMRVRAQ; translated from the coding sequence ATGCAGTGGGACAGTTCAGTCTTTGTGGTGGCGGCCGTGCTTTTGTCGACCCACGCTTCCGCCGATCCTCTTCAGAAATCAGAAGACATCGTGAAGTTTTTTGCCGGCGAGACCGATCATGGCCCGCCGCGCGGAATCTGCGTCGGCACCGAAGACGAGTGCAAGAGCAAGGCAGACTCCGCGCCACCCGAAAAATCGGGCCTCGACATGCTGATCAATTTCGGGCTGGATTCGGCCGAACTCGACACGACTGCGCGCGCCGAACTCGGCGAGTTCGCCAAAGCGCTGAAGGACGACCGGCTGAGCACGCTCGAATTCGTCGTCGAAGGTTACACCGACGCTTCCGGCTCGGCGAATTACAATGCGGGACTGTCGGAACGAAGAGCGCAATCGGTGACAGCCTTCCTGACTTCCAACGGCGTCGAGCCTGCCCGCATCAAGGCGATCGGCATGGGCGAAACCCATCCGCGCAACCCTGACCCGTACGATCCAACCAACCGCCGGGTGGAAATGCGGGTAAGGGCGCAATAG
- a CDS encoding DUF6931 family protein: MANGLRFTTARDLFAANSSAAGDMTAIPTDQPSLEFCRLLLAGRTPEEAITFCAYLLPDRAAIWWGHECLGHLTELLEEKDLALLALVQDWVSEPHNPGRHAAVDEAATPQQRTPAGWIALAVSWHVNGSAGDRANGSIPRPLSAAHAVNAGILAGLARVALADRFSVLTAFVEMGIQLAEIEALRRA, encoded by the coding sequence ATGGCCAATGGGCTCCGATTCACAACCGCACGCGATCTCTTCGCTGCGAACTCCTCCGCCGCGGGGGACATGACGGCCATTCCCACTGACCAGCCTTCGCTTGAGTTTTGCCGTCTGCTCCTGGCGGGACGGACACCTGAGGAAGCGATTACCTTCTGCGCCTACCTTTTGCCTGACCGCGCTGCGATCTGGTGGGGCCACGAATGCCTGGGCCACCTGACCGAACTGCTCGAAGAGAAGGATCTCGCGCTTCTGGCGCTTGTTCAGGACTGGGTCAGCGAACCGCATAATCCAGGCCGCCACGCAGCAGTGGACGAGGCAGCGACGCCGCAACAGAGGACCCCGGCCGGCTGGATTGCTTTGGCTGTAAGCTGGCATGTCAATGGTTCGGCTGGGGACCGGGCAAACGGGTCAATCCCGCGGCCGCTGTCCGCCGCCCATGCCGTCAACGCCGGGATTTTGGCCGGATTGGCGCGGGTGGCTCTTGCGGACCGTTTCTCCGTGCTCACTGCTTTTGTTGAAATGGGCATCCAGCTGGCCGAGATCGAAGCGCTGCGCAGAGCATGA
- a CDS encoding caspase family protein — MRGLGLAVLALVLTVTVANAERRIALVLGNSHYQNAPVLPNPVSDAQAMSDRLEKLNFEVISGFDLTKAQTQEKIGQFAKQVRGADIALFFYAGHGLQVSGNNYLLPVDAALEDETSLDFEAVQVDFILRQMSRETSIRLVFLDACRDNPLADALAKESGGISTASSGLAEIQIENGGAGTLVAFAAGPNQVAYDGSGEHSPFTTALLAHIGQANVSITEAMNRVTSDVFKATAGRQRPWANVSLTTDVVLHKVNLNAPLIVGDSDAASIEGNSQARSNAAGAATPPGSDAGAQAALDQLRQKIPKLESDAPVLFDIPIDFGDPAIDGKSIAQLIQGKPRFSPVEGLDKSVWDNHCSGCHQWTEERLCDQAQNYVTSDISVLRLEHPLGTRFKVALGKWAKNGCK; from the coding sequence ATGCGGGGCCTCGGTCTGGCCGTGCTTGCGCTGGTTTTGACGGTGACCGTTGCCAATGCCGAACGCCGCATCGCCCTGGTGCTCGGCAATTCTCACTACCAGAACGCGCCGGTGCTGCCCAATCCAGTGAGCGACGCCCAGGCGATGTCCGATCGCCTGGAGAAGTTGAACTTTGAAGTCATCTCCGGTTTCGATCTCACCAAAGCGCAAACGCAGGAGAAAATCGGCCAATTTGCAAAACAGGTGCGCGGCGCCGATATCGCGCTTTTCTTCTATGCGGGCCACGGATTGCAGGTCTCTGGAAACAACTACCTGCTTCCCGTCGATGCGGCGCTGGAGGACGAAACCTCCCTCGACTTCGAAGCCGTGCAGGTGGATTTCATTTTGCGACAGATGTCGCGCGAAACCAGCATCCGGCTGGTGTTCCTTGACGCATGCCGTGACAATCCTCTCGCCGATGCGCTGGCCAAGGAGAGCGGCGGCATCAGCACGGCAAGCAGCGGCCTGGCCGAAATCCAGATAGAAAACGGCGGCGCCGGCACGCTCGTCGCCTTCGCCGCCGGCCCCAATCAGGTGGCCTATGACGGATCAGGCGAGCATTCGCCCTTCACGACAGCCCTGCTTGCGCATATCGGCCAGGCCAACGTTTCGATCACCGAAGCGATGAACCGGGTCACATCAGATGTGTTCAAGGCGACCGCCGGCCGTCAGAGGCCGTGGGCCAATGTGTCCCTGACAACCGATGTCGTCCTTCACAAGGTCAATCTCAATGCGCCGCTGATCGTCGGCGACTCCGACGCCGCATCGATCGAAGGCAATTCGCAAGCGCGCAGCAATGCAGCCGGCGCGGCTACCCCACCTGGCTCCGATGCCGGTGCGCAGGCAGCGCTCGACCAGCTGCGCCAGAAAATTCCGAAGCTGGAATCGGACGCTCCTGTCCTTTTCGATATTCCAATCGACTTCGGCGATCCTGCGATCGACGGCAAGAGCATCGCCCAGCTCATCCAGGGAAAGCCGCGCTTCAGTCCGGTCGAAGGCCTAGACAAGTCGGTCTGGGACAACCACTGCAGCGGCTGCCATCAATGGACCGAGGAGCGGCTGTGCGATCAGGCGCAGAACTATGTCACCAGTGATATTTCCGTGTTGCGCCTGGAGCATCCGTTGGGCACGCGGTTCAAGGTGGCGTTGGGCAAATGGGCCAAGAACGGCTGCAAGTGA
- a CDS encoding OmpA family protein has protein sequence MFGFVGFVRQERSISKSWRIAAIGLVVAVFGLSLLGPEAANAQPNWTLDPANSTLTYQSVKKNTIVETNKIRNLSGTLTSDGAAKVSFDLNSVDTGIDLRNVRMRFLFFETFKYPTAEVTAKVDPAAFADLATKRRMTAHIPFRLSLHGVDKDLEANVVVTMITDSMVSIASDAPVAVHVEDFGLLPNVEKLQQAANVSSIVPTASVSFDFVFNADGAKVAPPPAVAAATGAAADVGPVATDAAKTAFSADECMNRFAVLSRTGAIYFRPASARLDEKSRPLLAEVVDVVGKCPKLKVEVSGHTDSDGSPTANRILSERRAEAVAEAILAAGIPSAQITVSGYGEDRPVAPNDTAKDKALNRRIEFSATPLVN, from the coding sequence ATGTTCGGGTTCGTCGGATTCGTTCGGCAGGAAAGATCGATTTCAAAGAGCTGGCGCATAGCGGCCATCGGTCTGGTCGTCGCTGTGTTCGGGCTGTCGTTGCTCGGACCGGAGGCGGCGAATGCACAGCCGAACTGGACGCTCGACCCGGCAAACTCGACCCTCACCTACCAATCGGTGAAGAAGAACACCATCGTAGAGACCAACAAGATCAGGAACCTCTCCGGCACCCTCACATCAGACGGCGCCGCCAAGGTCAGCTTCGATCTCAACTCGGTCGACACCGGCATCGATCTTCGCAATGTCCGCATGCGTTTTCTCTTCTTCGAGACGTTCAAATACCCGACGGCGGAAGTGACCGCGAAGGTGGATCCTGCAGCTTTCGCCGATCTTGCAACCAAGCGCCGGATGACCGCGCATATTCCATTCCGACTCAGCCTGCATGGTGTCGACAAGGACCTTGAGGCCAACGTCGTCGTGACCATGATTACAGATAGCATGGTGTCGATCGCTTCGGACGCCCCGGTCGCGGTGCATGTCGAGGACTTTGGCCTGCTTCCCAACGTTGAGAAGCTTCAGCAAGCCGCCAATGTCAGCAGCATCGTGCCCACCGCGTCGGTCTCCTTCGACTTCGTCTTTAACGCTGACGGCGCAAAAGTCGCTCCGCCGCCAGCCGTTGCGGCAGCCACTGGCGCTGCAGCCGACGTCGGACCAGTCGCCACCGATGCCGCGAAAACGGCCTTCAGCGCGGATGAGTGCATGAACAGGTTTGCGGTGCTTTCCCGCACCGGAGCCATCTATTTCCGCCCGGCAAGCGCGCGGCTCGACGAAAAAAGCCGCCCGCTGTTGGCCGAGGTGGTCGACGTCGTCGGCAAATGCCCGAAACTGAAGGTCGAAGTGTCTGGCCATACCGATTCGGACGGCTCGCCGACGGCGAACAGAATTCTGTCTGAGCGGCGGGCTGAAGCAGTCGCCGAAGCGATCCTCGCTGCGGGAATTCCCTCGGCACAGATCACGGTTTCCGGCTACGGCGAAGACCGGCCGGTCGCTCCGAACGATACGGCAAAGGACAAGGCGCTGAACCGGCGCATTGAGTTTTCCGCCACGCCGCTCGTCAACTGA
- a CDS encoding amidohydrolase family protein — MIVDTHLHLIDLAALRYPWLAGVPVLNRDYSYDEYAIQARRAGIEAALHMEVDVDPADIEAETSHVKTQSQQKGSLLRGAIASCRPEEPGFAAYLERQRADPFVKGFRRVLHVMPDGLSEAALFRENIKRLAGTGLTFDLVVLPHQIPAAIALADLAPDVQFVLDHCGVPDIKGSNEHPWREHMAEIARRPNVIGKISGVVAYADTGSWTVETLRPYVEHAIRCFGWDRVVWGSDWPVCTLGGGLATWVAATYALLDGASADERTKLLSANAKRMWSL, encoded by the coding sequence ATGATCGTCGACACCCATCTGCACCTGATCGATCTTGCGGCGCTGCGCTATCCCTGGCTCGCCGGCGTGCCAGTGCTCAACCGCGACTACTCCTACGACGAATATGCAATCCAGGCCCGCCGTGCCGGTATCGAGGCCGCCTTGCATATGGAAGTCGATGTCGATCCTGCCGACATCGAGGCTGAAACCAGCCATGTGAAGACGCAGTCGCAACAGAAGGGCAGCTTGCTGCGCGGCGCCATCGCCTCCTGCCGTCCGGAGGAGCCGGGCTTTGCCGCCTATCTCGAACGCCAGCGGGCCGATCCCTTCGTCAAGGGGTTTCGCCGCGTGCTCCACGTCATGCCGGACGGCCTTTCGGAAGCCGCGCTGTTTCGCGAAAACATCAAGCGCCTTGCCGGCACCGGCCTGACCTTCGATCTCGTCGTTCTCCCGCATCAGATCCCCGCGGCGATCGCACTCGCGGATCTCGCACCGGACGTTCAGTTCGTGCTCGACCATTGCGGCGTGCCCGACATCAAGGGCAGCAATGAGCATCCGTGGCGCGAGCATATGGCCGAGATCGCACGGCGTCCCAATGTCATCGGCAAGATCTCCGGTGTCGTCGCCTATGCGGATACCGGATCCTGGACCGTCGAAACCTTGCGCCCCTATGTCGAACACGCCATCCGATGTTTCGGCTGGGACCGCGTGGTGTGGGGCAGCGACTGGCCGGTCTGCACGCTTGGCGGCGGACTTGCGACCTGGGTGGCGGCGACATATGCGCTGCTTGACGGTGCAAGTGCCGACGAACGCACGAAATTGCTCTCTGCCAACGCCAAGCGGATGTGGAGTTTGTAA
- a CDS encoding ThuA domain-containing protein, with amino-acid sequence MGKTALIFWGGWEGHTPARSAGIVKEILTGHGFDVRLEQGTSALADPQLSQLDLIIPIVTMSTIEKPELENLTSAVRGGTGLAGFHGSMCDSFRNETEYQFMTGGQWVAHPGNIIDYHVDITRPDDPIMQGVNGFAYRSEQYYMHVDPTNEVLATTTFTGEHLDFIDGVVMPVVWKRRYGKGRVFYSALGHTADEFAVPQMRTIFERGALWASRIVV; translated from the coding sequence ATGGGCAAGACGGCACTGATTTTCTGGGGCGGTTGGGAAGGTCACACTCCAGCCCGCAGCGCCGGCATCGTCAAGGAGATCTTGACCGGCCACGGCTTCGACGTTCGCCTGGAGCAAGGGACCTCGGCACTTGCCGATCCGCAGCTATCGCAGCTCGATCTCATCATCCCCATAGTCACCATGTCGACGATCGAGAAGCCGGAGCTGGAAAACCTCACCAGTGCCGTCAGGGGCGGAACCGGCCTTGCCGGTTTTCACGGCTCGATGTGCGACAGCTTTCGCAACGAGACGGAATATCAGTTCATGACCGGTGGTCAGTGGGTCGCCCATCCCGGCAACATCATCGACTATCACGTCGACATCACCAGGCCAGACGATCCGATCATGCAGGGCGTCAATGGTTTCGCCTATCGTTCGGAGCAGTATTACATGCATGTCGACCCGACCAACGAGGTGCTGGCGACGACGACTTTTACCGGCGAGCATCTCGACTTCATCGATGGCGTTGTCATGCCTGTGGTCTGGAAACGCCGTTACGGCAAGGGCCGCGTTTTCTACAGCGCGCTCGGCCACACTGCCGATGAGTTCGCCGTGCCGCAGATGCGCACGATCTTCGAGCGCGGCGCGCTTTGGGCCAGCCGGATTGTTGTTTGA
- a CDS encoding Gfo/Idh/MocA family protein, whose translation MRKIGIGIIGCGNISDAYLKASPKFPVLEIVGVADINPAAAEAKAVAYGLVAMTVDALLAEPRVEIVLNLTTPQHHVPVGLKAVAQGKHVYSEKPLATTLADAERLVAAARERGVRVGCAPDTFLGGAHQTARRLVDEGIIGTIVAGSAFMQVPGHELWHPNPDFYYQAGGGPMLDMGPYYLTCLVNLLGPVKSVTGQAKASYATRTIGSGPREGQTIDVEVPTHISGLLAFENGAAVSITTSFDVWKHDHNHIELYGTSGSMIVSDPNQFQGDIRTSLRKGDWTLADQVHPYGDGNYRILGLADMAQAIVSGREHRASLDLSLHVLEIMESIVSSAQTGQRIDLKHGCVRPAPMRSDLPFGILE comes from the coding sequence TTGCGCAAGATTGGTATCGGCATCATCGGCTGCGGCAACATTTCGGATGCCTATCTGAAGGCATCGCCCAAATTTCCGGTGCTTGAGATCGTTGGCGTCGCCGATATCAATCCGGCGGCAGCCGAAGCCAAGGCGGTAGCCTACGGCTTGGTGGCGATGACAGTCGATGCGCTGCTGGCCGAGCCGCGCGTCGAGATCGTGCTCAACCTGACGACGCCGCAACATCATGTGCCGGTCGGTCTGAAGGCCGTGGCGCAAGGCAAGCACGTCTATTCGGAAAAGCCGCTGGCAACGACGCTTGCTGACGCGGAGCGGCTCGTCGCGGCAGCGCGCGAACGAGGCGTTCGCGTCGGCTGCGCGCCAGATACCTTCCTTGGCGGCGCCCACCAGACGGCGCGCCGGCTTGTCGATGAGGGGATCATCGGAACGATCGTCGCCGGCTCGGCCTTCATGCAGGTGCCGGGCCACGAGCTCTGGCATCCAAACCCGGACTTCTACTACCAAGCGGGCGGCGGCCCGATGCTCGACATGGGCCCCTATTACCTCACTTGCCTGGTCAATCTTCTGGGACCGGTGAAATCGGTGACCGGACAGGCAAAGGCATCCTACGCCACCCGCACCATCGGCTCCGGACCGCGTGAGGGCCAGACGATCGATGTCGAGGTGCCGACCCATATTTCCGGCCTGCTGGCGTTCGAGAATGGCGCTGCAGTCTCGATCACCACCAGCTTCGACGTGTGGAAGCACGATCACAATCACATCGAGCTCTACGGCACGTCGGGCTCGATGATCGTCTCCGATCCAAACCAATTTCAGGGCGACATCAGGACCAGCCTGCGCAAGGGCGACTGGACGCTGGCCGATCAGGTCCATCCCTATGGCGACGGCAACTACCGCATCCTCGGCCTTGCCGACATGGCACAGGCGATCGTGTCCGGCCGGGAGCACCGCGCCAGTCTCGACCTTTCCCTGCATGTCCTGGAAATCATGGAATCGATCGTCAGTTCAGCGCAGACCGGGCAGCGCATCGACCTGAAGCACGGCTGCGTCAGGCCGGCGCCGATGCGCTCCGACCTGCCCTTCGGAATTCTGGAATAG
- a CDS encoding succinylglutamate desuccinylase/aspartoacylase family protein produces MHTGLSHTLDFDREGKTLSHLSIPFSIDRSPYFQVKVPICLIHNGEGPSLLLMAGNHGDEYEGELSLAKLVRRLDPKRIKGRITILPMANAPAVMAAKRCSPLDSGNLNRAFPGDPSGTPTGRLANFLETELFARHDVVFDIHSGGTSMEHLPTALVERNADPERHVRGVELMRTLGMPYGFVADNGQASPTSMGAARRAGAIGVSGEFGGGGTATVDTMAVTARALDSLMVALGVVQAPVLGAESKPSAPTRLLSLSRHSQGLYATRRGWFEPAVRLGDSVGVGQLAGWYHDLERLDLAEEPLHFEESGIVLSRRLHTMCEAGDCLMQVAEPVEG; encoded by the coding sequence ATGCACACCGGCCTCAGCCATACGCTCGACTTCGACCGGGAAGGCAAGACGCTTAGCCATCTCAGCATTCCGTTCTCGATCGACCGTTCGCCCTATTTCCAGGTCAAGGTGCCGATCTGCCTCATCCACAACGGCGAAGGCCCGTCCCTGCTGTTAATGGCCGGCAATCACGGCGACGAATATGAGGGCGAGTTGTCGCTGGCAAAGCTGGTGCGACGGCTTGACCCAAAGCGGATCAAGGGCCGCATCACCATTCTGCCGATGGCGAACGCGCCGGCGGTGATGGCCGCCAAACGCTGCTCGCCGCTCGACAGCGGCAACCTCAACCGCGCCTTTCCCGGCGATCCGTCGGGTACGCCGACAGGCCGGCTTGCCAATTTCCTCGAGACGGAACTGTTTGCCCGTCACGATGTCGTCTTCGACATTCATTCGGGCGGCACGTCGATGGAACATCTGCCGACCGCGCTGGTCGAGCGCAATGCCGATCCCGAACGCCACGTGCGTGGGGTGGAACTGATGCGGACGCTCGGCATGCCTTATGGGTTCGTTGCCGATAACGGTCAGGCCTCGCCGACCTCCATGGGCGCGGCCCGCCGGGCCGGCGCCATCGGCGTCAGCGGCGAGTTCGGCGGCGGTGGTACTGCCACGGTCGATACGATGGCGGTCACCGCCCGCGCGCTCGACAGCCTGATGGTTGCGTTGGGCGTGGTCCAAGCGCCGGTGCTTGGTGCGGAGTCAAAGCCTTCGGCACCGACGCGGCTGCTGTCGCTGTCCCGGCACAGCCAGGGTCTCTACGCCACCCGCCGCGGCTGGTTCGAGCCCGCCGTGAGGTTGGGCGACAGCGTTGGCGTCGGACAATTAGCCGGCTGGTACCACGACCTCGAACGGCTCGACCTTGCCGAGGAACCCTTGCATTTCGAAGAGAGCGGCATCGTGCTGTCGCGCCGGCTGCACACGATGTGCGAGGCAGGAGATTGCCTGATGCAGGTCGCCGAGCCGGTCGAGGGCTGA
- a CDS encoding RidA family protein: protein MIKYFQSGSRMSQAVVYGGLVHIAGQVANDRKAGIESQTSDVLAKVEALLVEAGSSKSKLVAVNIFLPQIGDFDAMNSVYDAWVDPARLPARACVEARLADPDLRIEITAVAAV from the coding sequence ATGATCAAGTATTTTCAGTCCGGCTCGCGCATGTCGCAGGCGGTGGTCTATGGCGGCCTCGTGCACATAGCAGGCCAGGTGGCCAACGACCGCAAGGCCGGCATAGAGAGCCAGACGAGCGACGTGCTCGCCAAGGTCGAGGCGCTGCTGGTCGAGGCCGGCAGCAGCAAGTCGAAGCTGGTGGCGGTCAACATCTTCCTGCCGCAGATCGGCGACTTCGACGCCATGAACAGTGTCTACGACGCCTGGGTCGACCCTGCCCGCCTGCCGGCGCGCGCCTGCGTCGAGGCGCGTTTGGCCGATCCTGATCTGCGCATCGAAATCACCGCGGTCGCGGCGGTCTGA
- a CDS encoding alanine racemase, producing MTENSPVLGLAVRENFLLDDRIRGVPPGTTGLDSSLVAAERWHPAEGRMSLPVLTLDEAAFAANRDLFLRYAREQGAAIAPHAKTPMAPDLARSLVEAGAWGTTVADIRQATVMLKAGLTRLIIANEVGGAGGANRLAALAGAWPNAELYIFADSVDAVDALAGAWRTNAALPPLRVLIELGAGRAGARTTTQAEAIADAITAADGRLLIAGVATYEGAAAQPEPGRTDEVISALLAMTADMFLRLRARVGGDAPLIVTAGGSIFFDKVIATLSPIVSSDGNATLVLRSGAIFFHDHGTYDRSLGALDARRGFAIGGISASARHSFQPALRLWAEVLSRPEPGLAICGMGMRDVSFDQGFPTLLTVFRAGKPLPMPAAHTEVIKLNDQHAFLSIAPSDDIAVGDVVEFGISHPCTCLDRYRVIFGVDATGRVRHAFPTWFG from the coding sequence ATGACCGAAAACTCACCGGTGTTGGGGCTCGCGGTGCGAGAAAATTTTCTACTCGACGACCGCATTCGCGGCGTGCCTCCCGGTACAACCGGACTGGACAGCAGCCTTGTCGCGGCCGAGCGCTGGCATCCGGCCGAGGGACGCATGTCGTTGCCGGTGCTGACCCTCGACGAGGCAGCCTTCGCCGCCAACCGCGACCTGTTCCTGCGCTACGCGCGCGAACAAGGTGCTGCGATCGCCCCGCATGCCAAGACACCGATGGCGCCCGACCTTGCCCGATCGCTGGTCGAAGCCGGAGCGTGGGGCACGACGGTCGCCGATATCAGGCAGGCCACGGTGATGCTCAAGGCTGGCCTGACCCGGCTGATCATCGCGAACGAAGTTGGCGGAGCAGGTGGCGCGAACCGGTTGGCGGCGCTTGCCGGCGCCTGGCCGAACGCCGAACTCTATATTTTCGCCGACTCGGTCGACGCCGTAGACGCGCTTGCCGGGGCTTGGCGTACTAATGCGGCGTTGCCGCCCTTGCGCGTTCTTATCGAACTTGGCGCGGGCAGGGCGGGCGCCCGCACCACCACGCAAGCCGAGGCAATCGCTGATGCGATCACGGCTGCCGATGGGCGACTGCTGATCGCCGGCGTCGCGACCTATGAAGGTGCCGCGGCGCAACCCGAGCCCGGCCGCACCGACGAGGTGATATCCGCCTTGCTGGCGATGACCGCCGACATGTTCCTGCGGCTTCGCGCCCGCGTCGGCGGCGATGCACCGCTGATCGTCACCGCTGGCGGCTCGATCTTCTTCGACAAGGTGATTGCCACGCTGTCACCCATCGTCTCCAGCGACGGCAATGCGACGCTGGTGCTGCGCAGCGGCGCCATCTTCTTCCACGACCATGGCACCTACGACCGATCGCTCGGCGCACTCGATGCCCGCAGGGGTTTTGCGATCGGCGGTATCAGCGCTTCGGCGCGACATTCGTTTCAACCCGCACTGCGCCTGTGGGCCGAAGTGCTGTCGCGGCCGGAACCCGGCCTGGCGATCTGTGGCATGGGCATGCGCGACGTGTCATTCGATCAGGGCTTTCCAACCCTGCTTACGGTCTTCCGTGCCGGCAAGCCACTGCCGATGCCGGCGGCGCACACCGAGGTCATCAAGCTCAACGACCAGCATGCCTTCCTGTCGATTGCGCCGAGCGACGACATCGCCGTCGGCGACGTCGTCGAATTCGGCATCTCGCACCCCTGCACCTGTCTTGATCGCTATCGCGTGATCTTCGGCGTCGACGCGACCGGGCGTGTCCGCCACGCCTTTCCCACCTGGTTCGGCTGA